Below is a window of Acidobacteriota bacterium DNA.
GGCCCGATACCCCAGATGGCCGCCGTTGGTCTTGACCTCACGGGACACTGTTGAGGGTGCTCTCCCCAACCGGTGAGCAATGGAACGCAGCGATTCGTCACACGCCAGTCCTCTTGAGATCTCCTCACGCTCAGACAACGACAGCCGCAACGAACACCACTCGGCAGGCGGACTCGGACGTCTCCAACCCGCCGACATCAACTGGGTTCGGATCGTTGACGGTGACCGTTGCAAGTGGCGGCTTATCGACCGTTGCGACTCGCCAGCCTCCCACCGATCCCACAACTCGCTCCGCTCAACACCAGACAACCGTCCCATTGTGCACCTCCATCGAGACAAGTCTCGTCCAAGGTGTTGCAACGACCCCTCGAAACCACCGCCGTTATGCGTGGCGCTCGGGCGTGCAGAGGTAGGCCTAATCTGAAATGATGAGACTAAGCCCTAAGGACTGAGGAGGACCGGTGGAACTCGATGAAGCGCTGCGCACGACGTTCTCGTGTCGGGAGTGGACGAACGACCCCGTGACCGACGAAGACATCGAGGCCATCGTTGACCTTGCCCGTTTCGCCCCGTCGGGTGGCAACCGCCAGCCTGCCAGGATTGTCGCTGTCCGCTCGACCAAAGGCAAGGCCATGATCCGGGACGCCGCCGCTCCAGCTGCTCGGGTCTACTCCGCCCAGGTGGCCGTCGGTGAGGCTCCGTGGAACACCATCAACCCCACTACGGTCGATGTTGCAGGTCTATGGGACACCGATGAACCGGTCGACTGGTTGGGATACTTCGACGCGGCTCCAGTGGTGCTGGTCGTCGGCGTCGATCTCTCAGTGGTTGCGTCGTTCGACAGCCAGCTCGACCGGGTCGGAGTAATCAGCGGCGCATCGATCTACCCACTCGTGTGGAGCATGTTGCTCGCTGCCCGGGGACGTGGCCTCGCGGGCGTGCTCACCACCATGCCTTCAGGGATGGAATCCGACGTCCAGCAGGCCCTCGGGTTGCCGCCCCACGTCGCCGTGGCCGCCGCCATCCCGCTTGGCCGTCCGGTGAAGCAAATCACCAAGCTGACTCGTGCTCCCGTGTCGGATCTGCTCCGATATGAGAGATGGGCCGACTGAGCCGTATCCACGGAACTCCCTCGGCCACCGGCTCCGCACGGCTGGCTACGCATATCCGGTGCGATGTCCGGCTAGATCGGTCTACTGAAGCAGCTCCTTCGGATCACACTCCAGTCCCCGAGCAAGCGCTTCAAGAATCGCCAGGGAGATGTGTCGTTCTCCTCGTTCGATGGCACCGAGATAGGTCCGATGTAGCCCACATTGAACTGCCAACTCTTCTTGGGACAGTCACCAAAACCTCGCGCACATCGGTCACGCACGTGAGCCTGGGAAGCAGAGTCATCCGTCAGCTAGCAGCGCCGCGACTCGACAGGGACGGCATTTCTCGCCGACTCACAAGCCCCTCAGACTCTTCCTGAGCGAGGCTGCATGGTGTGTGCCGTAAGTATCGGGGACCAGCAGAGCGAAGCTCACATATCGCGCAAGGGACTTGTCGTTCACGC
It encodes the following:
- a CDS encoding nitroreductase family protein; amino-acid sequence: MELDEALRTTFSCREWTNDPVTDEDIEAIVDLARFAPSGGNRQPARIVAVRSTKGKAMIRDAAAPAARVYSAQVAVGEAPWNTINPTTVDVAGLWDTDEPVDWLGYFDAAPVVLVVGVDLSVVASFDSQLDRVGVISGASIYPLVWSMLLAARGRGLAGVLTTMPSGMESDVQQALGLPPHVAVAAAIPLGRPVKQITKLTRAPVSDLLRYERWAD
- a CDS encoding helix-turn-helix transcriptional regulator; the protein is MSQEELAVQCGLHRTYLGAIERGERHISLAILEALARGLECDPKELLQ